A region from the Geobacter benzoatilyticus genome encodes:
- the rpsL gene encoding 30S ribosomal protein S12, producing MPTINQLIRIGRKSKKEKSNSPALKSCPQKRGVCTRVYTTTPKKPNSALRKVARVRLTNGIEVSSYIPGVGHNLQEHSVVLIRGGRVKDLPGVRYHIVRGTLDSVGVKDRKQARSKYGAKRPK from the coding sequence ATGCCTACAATTAACCAGCTGATTCGTATCGGCAGGAAAAGCAAGAAAGAAAAATCCAATTCCCCTGCGCTCAAAAGCTGTCCGCAAAAGCGTGGCGTTTGTACCAGGGTTTACACGACGACCCCTAAGAAGCCTAACTCTGCGCTTCGTAAAGTTGCCAGGGTTCGCCTTACTAATGGCATAGAAGTTAGTTCTTATATTCCGGGTGTCGGGCACAATCTGCAAGAGCACTCTGTTGTTCTTATTCGGGGCGGTCGCGTTAAGGACCTTCCTGGTGTCCGGTATCATATTGTGCGCGGGACGCTGGATTCGGTGGGTGTCAAGGATCGGAAGCAGGCGCGTTCCAAGTATGGAGCCAAGCGGCCCAA